From Acanthopagrus latus isolate v.2019 chromosome 22, fAcaLat1.1, whole genome shotgun sequence, the proteins below share one genomic window:
- the il20ra gene encoding interleukin-20 receptor subunit alpha has product MWTLVILLSLGALHCSVSSAPPSPINVIFSSVNLRNTLQWVPGNGTLDDTHFTVQYAIYGDSVQDSKRRRAHWRTVHRCTETVRHWCDLSNETWDLDHGYFARVRAVSRRASSKWVMTRRFDPKLDTTFGPPLVSIEIENNSAVITLKGPMRYQPNNHTPVVSMATLYPHMRYILSIHNTHRGQMSHFPVVSSPYKYRLMDYNTEYCFSAKAKFLSMPVQCHSSAWHCITTPQDPVIDQLKRVVVGIVVPSACICIMVVVGYLLHHYLAGKGQESPLFLNQPSYNWSSLTWPPVTSSLDIHVIPVLCSISDPEWPKQQPPIADSPPGYAPQRSETPQEPEGPFDDVSIDYAFVGRAPINDRDWRPDDGEDGNSLNGEHQNGGSRANEGRVEGDDSTGVHTPQKKSFHSQRSTHIRSQTHAQTEMNALTQVQACSQVSLVPLTQIQAPSLSFQGEVDREKEDREFPGLFINRTPQNGLFHIPLNMQTKEGEMEDEINQNVSVRADGQSNGGVEEVSESEGVPLLSAYASQNNKVRSSSHVNQSNYLPDDYGVLRLATADEIGRDEEEEEDEEGTNFIDWDPNTRKLVLPDMAMEITKVAGLDGSMQGEKGDSGVVGEEMSAMKGELRLANVFVRQGSEEEAEAQRTRERGEADDIIAKWNLVISMDP; this is encoded by the exons tCTCCTCCGCTCCTCCCAGCCCCATCAATGTCATCTTCTCCTCAGTGAATTTAAGGAATACACTGCAGTGGGTTCCAGGAAATGGCACACTGGATGACACACACTTTACAGTGCAGTATGCTAT CTACGGGGACAGCGTTCAAGACAGCAAAAGAAGACGGGCGCACTGGAGGACAGTACACCGGTGTACGGAAACGGTGCGGCACTGGTGTGATCTGAGCAACGAGACATGGGATCTGGACCACGGATATTTTGCCAGGGTTCGGGCTGTGAGCAGAAGAGCATCATCCAAATGGGTCATGACACGGAGATTCGATCCGAAGTTGGACA CTACTTTTGGTCCTCCACTGGTTTCTATCGAAATTGAGAACAACTCTGCCGTCATCACTCTGAAGGGTCCAATGAGATATCAGCCTAACAACCACACCCCAgtggtttccatggcaacactTTACCCCCACATGAGATACATCCTCTCCATCCACAATACCCATCGTGGCCAGATG AGCCATTTCCCAGTGGTCTCCAGTCCGTACAAATATCGCCTGATGGACTACAATACAGAGTACTGCTTCTCTGCCAAGGCAAAATTCCTCTCTATGCCCGTCCAGTGTCATTCCTCAGCATGGCACTGCATAACCACACCTCAAG ACCCTGTGATTGACCAGCTGAAGAGGGTGGTTGTGGGTATTGTTGTCCCATCTGCGTGCATATGTATTATGGTGGTGGTTGGCTACCTTCTCCATCACTACCTAGCAGGGAAAGGACAGGAGAGCCCATTATTCCTG AATCAGCCTTCTTATAATTGGTCTTCTCTGACGTGGCCCCCCGTGACGTCCTCCCTTGACATTCATGTCATCCCCGTCCTATGCAGCATATCAGACCCTGAATGGCCCAAGCAGCAGCCACCTATCGCAGATTCCCCCCCAGGATACGCCCCCCAGAGGTCCGAAACACCCCAAGAACCTGAAGGACCCTTTGACGATGTATCAATTGACTATGCGTTTGTTGGCAGAGCTCCTATCAATGACAGAGATTGGCGGCCTGACGATGGAGAAGATGGTAACAGTCTGAATGGTGAACATCAGAATGGCGGATCAAGAGCAAATGAGGGGAGAGTTGAGGGCGATGACTCCACTGGAGTTCACACTCCTCAGAAAAAGTCCTTCCACTCACAGAGGTCCACACACATACgttcacaaacacatgcacagacagagaTGAATGCACTTACACAGGTGCAGGCATGTTCACAGGTAAGTTTAGTTCCTCTAACCCAAATTCAGGCACCATCACTGTCTTTTCAGGGAGAGGTGGATAGAGAGAAGGAGGATAGAGAGTTTCCAGGTTTGTTTATAAACAGAACCCCACAAAATGGCCTTTTCCACATTCCTCTGAATATGCAAACAAAGGAGGGAGAAATGGAGGATGAAATTAACCAAAACGTGAGCGTAAGAGCAGATGGACAGAGCAATGGCGGTGTGGAGGAAGTAAGTGAGAGCGAGGGAGTACCACTTCTCTCCGCTTATGCCTCTCAGAACAACAAAGTAAGGTCCTCCTCCCATGTTAACCAATCAAATTACTTACCAGATGACTATGGTGTTCTGAGACTGGCCACAGCAGATGAAATTgggagagatgaggaagaggaggaggacgaggagggaaCTAACTTTATTGACTGGGATCCCAACACAAGGAAACTAGTGTTGCCAGACATGGCGATGGAGATCACCAAGGTAGCAGGATTGGATGGGTCGAtgcagggagagaagggggaCAGCGGAGTGGTAGGAGAGGAGATGAGTGCAATGAAGGGCGAGTTGAGATTggcaaatgtgtttgtcagacaAGGgtcagaggaagaggcagaggcacAGAGAACGAGGGAAAGAGGGGAGGCAGACGATATTATCGCCAAATGGAACTTGGTAATCTCGATGGACCCGTAG